Proteins encoded by one window of Nasonia vitripennis strain AsymCx chromosome 5, Nvit_psr_1.1, whole genome shotgun sequence:
- the GstD5 gene encoding glutathione S-transferase D5, which translates to MTIDLYYFPPSPPCSSVRMLAKHLGVHLNLKSLNPLKGETMKASFRKINPQHTIPTIDDNGFILWESRPIMAYLVMKYAKNDSLYPKEPESRALVEQRLYFDIGTLYQNILGYHAPVIMGKMDSPPEQLLAPMERAFEVLDGYLQNSQFVAGDELTIADFGIVVSVSLAKGCGFDIGRYDNVAAWHERCKKAMDKYGFEEINEAGSRTLGGFYKANLKA; encoded by the exons ATGACGATCGACCTGTACTATTTTCCACCCAGTCCGCCTTGCTCTTCCGTCAGAATGCTCGCTAAACACCTCGGCGTGCACTTGAATCTCAAGTCCCTCAACCCGCTCAAGGGAGAGACGATGAAGGCGTCCTTCAGGAAG ATTAATCCTCAGCACACGATCCCGACCATCGACGATAATGGCTTTATCTTGTGGGAAAG CCGGCCGATCATGGCGTATTTGGTGATGAAATACGCCAAGAATGACTCGCTCTATCCAAAGGAGCCCGAGAGCCGTGCCCTCGTCGAGCAGCGGCTCTACTTTGATATTGGCACTCTCTACCAGAACATCCTCGGCTACCAC GCACCGGTGATCATGGGCAAAATGGATTCTCCGCCGGAGCAACTGCTGGCACCCATGGAGAGAGCTTTTGAGGTCCTCGACGGGTATCTGCAGAACAGTCAGTTCGTCGCAGGCGACGAACTGACCATAGCCGACTTCGGCATCGTGGTTTCCGTTAGCTTGGCCAAG GGCTGCGGCTTTGATATCGGCAGGTACGACAACGTGGCAGCTTGGCACGAACGCTGCAAAAAGGCCATGGATAAGTACGGCTTTGAGGAGATTAACGAAGCCGGGTCCCGGACTCTGGGCGGCTTTTACAAGGCGAATTTGAAAGCTTAA